The Oenanthe melanoleuca isolate GR-GAL-2019-014 chromosome 1A, OMel1.0, whole genome shotgun sequence genome contains a region encoding:
- the ARL1 gene encoding ADP-ribosylation factor-like protein 1, with amino-acid sequence MGGFFSTIFSSLFGTREMRILILGLDGAGKTTILYRLQVGEVVTTIPTIGFNVETVTYKNLKFQVWDLGGQTSIRPYWRCYYSNTDAVIYVVDSCDRDRIGTSKSELVAMLEEEELKKAILVVFANKQDMEQAMTPTEMANALGLPALKDRKWQIFKTSATKGTGLDEAMEWLVEALKSRQ; translated from the exons ATGG GGGGCTTTTTCTCCACCATCTTTTCCAGTTTGTTTGGAACTCGAGAGATGAGGATTCTCATCCTGGggctggatggagcaggaaaaaCAACCATTCTCTACAGACTGCAAGTTGGAGAAGTTGTTACCACCATTCCAA CCATTGGCTTCAATGTTGAGACGGTGACCTACAAGAATCTGAAATTTCAAGTCTGGGATTTAGGAGGACAGACAAGCATAAG GCCCTACTGGCGCTGTTACTATTCAAACACAGATGCTGTCATTTATGTAGTGGACAGCTGTGATCGTGACAGAATTGGCACTTCAAAATCAGAGCTTGTTGCTATGTTAGAG gaagaagAGCTGAAGAAAGCCATTTTGGTGGTGTTTGCAAATAAACAGGACATGGAACAGGCCATGACTCCCACAGAAATGGCAAATGCCCTTGGCTTACCAGCTTTGAAGGACCGAAAATGGCAGATTTTCAAAACCTCTGCAACTAAAGGCACAGGGCTTGATGAAGCAATGGAATG GTTGGTGGAGGCCTTGAAGAGCAGGCAGTGA